From Hymenobacter sediminicola:
CCGGACCTATCTCCCATGATGACCTGTTTAACGAGCTTGGCCCCGGCGCCCGGGAGCTAGCCGAGTACGGCAAGTCGGTACAGTCGCTCAACCGCAACGTGCGGGCACTGGGCAAGAACCTGGATGCAGACGCGTCCCGCATTGCCGCCGGGCTGGCCGGCATCAGCGACGCTACCAAGGGTATTCGGGAGCAGGTAGCTGGCCTGAAAGGCATTACCGATCAGGAGCGCACCATGCTGGCGGGCCTCTCGTCGCAGGTAGCCAAGCTGGCGCAGGACCAGGACCGCTACAAAGCCGCGCTGGCTGGTCAAGCCACCGTGCGCAAACAGACGGAAGAGGCTACCAAAGGGCTGACGAAGGCGTTACGCGAGCAGCAGTCTGCCCTAAAGGCGGCATTTGCGGCCGGTAACATGGAAGCGGCTCAGAAAGCGGCCATCAATGTGCTGAACCTAAAGCGGCAGACCGACCAGCTCAACAAAGCGGTGCGTGGTGCCAACTCCGAACTGACGGCCGCCGCTGGCTCCTACAACCGCCTGAGCATCGAAACCCAGCAGCTGGGCGATAAGATCCGCGCCCTACCCGGTGGTTTCGAAGCCGCCGGCAAGGAGGCGAACGAACTGAAAAAGCAGTTTGCTGACAATACCCAGCGTCTGAAGGATTTCGACCGCGAGCTGAATCAGAACTTCCGCGAAGTCGGTTCCTACGCCAAAGGCATTCTCGAAGCCGTAGCGGCACTGGAAAAGCAGAAGGGCACGCTGGTAGCCAACATCGGCGCGATGCAGCAGCAGAGCCGCGCTACGGGCCTGAGCGCCGATCAGCAGGACCGCCTGCAGCAGGAAATCAAGCAGACCGAAGCGGAACTGGGCAAAGTCAATGGCCAGTTGAAAAACTACGGGGTAGGCACCAAGGAAAGCGGTGGGCTCACGGCGGGCCTGAGTGCCGGCGTGGGCGGGCTGGCTCAAAATTTAGCCGGCGCCTACTACGGGTTGCAGGGACTGTCAACGGGGCTGCAGAAGTTCTTTACGGATAACGTAGAGCTTTCTGTCGCCCTAAACGATGTGCGTAAAACCACGGGCCTGACCGCAGACGAAGCCGACCGGCTTACCGACTCGCTCAAAGCCATTCCCACTACCACCTCGCTGTCTGGGTTGCTTGACGAAGCGAAGGTGGGCGGGCAGCTGGGCAAGACGAAGGACGAGATTGAAGGCTTTGTGCGCTCCATTGATGTGGCGACGCAGGCGCTGTCGGATGATTTCCAGGGCGGGGCCGAAGAAATTGCCACCTCACTGGGCAAAATTGAGCTGGTATTTAAGAAGTCGCTGGGCCCGGATCAGGAAAAGAACCTGCTCAACATCGGCTCGGCCCTAAACGAGTTGGGGGCTGAAGGTGCGGCCACGGCCCCGTTCCTGGCAGACGTGGCGTTGCGCACTGGTGCTAGCGCGGCCACCTTTGGCTTGGCGCTGCCCACGGTGCTGGCCTATGCTGCCGCCTTGCAGGAAACCGGCTTTAGTGCCGAAGTATCCGGCACGGCCCTGAACCGGCTGTTTTCAACGCTCAGCACGCGCACCGATGAGAGCTTTGCTATTGCCAAGCTGGCCGACTCGAACCTGACGCTGAAAGAATTCAAGCGCCTGATCAATACCGATTTCGAGGCGGCTATCAATGTATTCCTGGCCGGCCTCAACAAGGGCGGCACTTCCACCACGCGCCTGAACGGGTTGCTCAAAACCCTCAAGCTGCAGAGCGGGGAAGCCAAGTCGGTTATCATCACACTGGCCAAAAACCAGGAACTGCTGGCCGAGCGGCAAAAAACGGCCAATGAGCAGTTGGCTGATGGCACCTCGTTGGCGGCCGAAGCCGCCGTCAAGCTGGAAGGCCTGGGCGGCAGCTGGAAGCTCCTCAAAAACGATGTCAGCAACTTCTTTACGTCTGGCGCTGCCAGCAAGTCGCTGCAGTACCTGGTAGACTTCGTGCGTTTCGATTTCAAGCTGGGCGCCGCCGGCCTGCGTGGCATCGGCGACGGCTTCAGCTACATCGGCAAGAAAGTAGGCGTCATTAAGCCGGCCCAGCAGGACGTGTTTTCGGCCACGGCCAAAACCACCAAGGGCCTATTGGAGCAGGCGGATACGGCCGATAAGTTGTTGACCCGCTACCAGGCGCTGGCCAGCCAGACCAGCCGCAATGCCGGTGAGCAGCGCGAAATGGCCGACATCACCAGCAAGCTCCAGCAGTCGCTGGGCCGGAACGTCGTGAATCTGGACAAGCAGACTGGTGCGGTGAAGCTCAATACGGGCGCCGTGGAGGATGCCGTGTTTGCGACCCGCCGACTGGCCATCGCTAACGAAAAGGACCTGGTCCGCTCGCTGACCAATGCGCAGGCTTCTGTTGCGGCTACCGAGCAGAGTCTGGCCAGCCTGACCGGCCTTGTGGGTGGGCAGAAGCTTAAGCTGGATGCTATCGTGCCCGATCCGGAGCGGGCCCAGGAACTGGCCAATGCCATGCGCGACGTGCGCGACGTGTTCGGCAGCACCCAGACGCTGGGGCCGTCGTCGGGGTTTACGCTGAAAGAAATTGCCGCGGCGGAAAAGTATATCGATGCGGAGGCGCGCCTGCTGCAAAAGCAGGACCTGCTTAAAAAACAGCAGCAGGACCTGAAAAACGCCCAGAACGCGCTCAACTCGGTGCGTAAAGCCGGCACGGCCGTCATTGTCGAAAACAAGGACGCAGGTGAGGAGGAAGGCGAGGAGTTGGATAAGAAAAAGAAGCAGATTGCCGATGTCGCCAAAGCCCAGTACGAGCTAAATAAGAGCCGGCTGGAAGCGCGGCTCGCCGATTTGTCGCGGCAGGCAGAGAATCCGGCCAACTCGGAAGCCATCCGTACCGACGCCATTCGCAAAGCCAGCGCCGTACGCGTAGACCTAGCCGAGCTGGAGCGGGACGAGCTGATCCGGGTAGCAGCCCAGACCTATAAAGACCAGGTGAACGGGGCCGCGGCGCTGAACCTGACCCGCCGCCGCCTGAGCGAAGAATTCCGGCAGAACACCGTCGATATCGAGCGGGAAGGCAACAAGCAGCTGCTGGCGCTGCGGCGCACCCTGCTGGATCAGTTGGCGGCTATTGATAAGCTGGCTCTCGAAGCCGAAGCCAACCAGCTGGACCTGATTGCCCAGGATGAGAGCCTGAGCTACACCGAGCGGCAGCAGGCCGCCCTGGATGCAGCGGCGCGGCGCATTGAAATTGCCGAACTCGAAGCCGAAGGCCAGCGCCGGGCCGCGGAAGGCAATGCCAAGGAACTGCTGCGTATCGAGCAGGAGCTGCAGAACAAGCGCGATGAGCAGCTACGCGCTACCCGTCCCTTCAATGCCGATCTGGCCAATGATGAGTTGGAGGGCAAGTACGCCCAACAGCAGCTCGCGCTGGAAAAGCGGCTTTCGGCGGGCCTGATTTCCGAGCGCACCTACAAAGCCGAGTTGCGCAAGCTCGAAGACGCTTACCTGGCAGTGAAGCTGGGCAACCTGCAGACCGATAAAACCAAGCGCAAGGAGGCCATTGCTGAAGAACTGGAACAGGAGCGGGCCAAGAATCAGCGCAAGCTGGAAGAGGAAAAACGCCTGCAGGAGTTGCGGGCCGAACTCATTCAGGAAGGGTTGCAGCAGATTCAGGGCTTTTCAGATGCGGCCTTCGACATCGGTAGCAACCGGCGCCAGCAGGAAGCGCAGGATCTGCAGCAGCAGAAAGACAACGAGTTGAAGGCGGCCGGCGAGAATGCCGAGCTCAAAGCGCAGATTGAGGAAAGCTACCGGCAGCGGGAACTGGCCATGCGCATCCGGCAGGCCAAAGCCGATAAGCAGCAGGCCCAGTTCAACAACGCCCTGAACACGGCTACGGCTGTCACCGCCGTGCTTAGCACCGGTGGCGGCACCAAGTACGCCGACTTCGGTATCAGCGCCGGGGTGCTGACCGCTCTGGTTATTGCGCAGGGCCTGGCCCAGGCGGCGGCCATTGCTTCGCGTCCCCTCCCCCAATACTTCCGTGGCCGTGAGAATGGTCCCGCTGAATTTGCCTTGGTGGGTGAACGAGGCGCGGAGCTGATTGAGGGTCGTAGCGGCGGCATGCGCCTGGCTTCGGGCCCGATGGTTACCTACCTGCAGGCAGGCGATAAAGTGCACACCGCCGACCGCACCCAGCAGTTGCTGCAGACCGACCCCACTTTGGCTGGTCTGCTGGCGCAGCGGGCCTATTCTACGCAACTGGAACGGCAGGCCGCCGGCGCAGCCCAGCCCGCTACAGCTTCGGCCAGCCGGGTTGCCTCGCAGATTGCCCTGTCCTTCGGCCGCGACGCCGACCGCATCGTGCGGGCCGTGGAAAACATCGAAACCACCGTCTTCACGGAAGAAGGCTTGCGCCGCTACCACCGCCGCGGGCAGCACGTCACCGAGTTCGTCAACAAACATTACCGGCGTCACGCCAAATAACTCCCCCACCCGATGCGCACCGTTCCCCTACCCAACGGCCACAGCTTTGCCCTCTACCAATCCGCGCTGGAGCTACCCGCCCGACGCCACCTGGAATACCAGTGCTACCTCGTGCAGGATGCTGGCATCGGCTCCGACATGGAAGCCGTGCACGCCCATTTCGGCAAGCTGGCGCGCCTGATGGCCGCTGGCAAGCAGGCGGAAGCGTCGGATGAGCTAGCGAACCTGCACTTCAATCTGAATTACCTGCTGGAGCGCTTCTCGCCCCGTCACCTGAGCTTTGCCTGTCTGGTGACGCAGATCGACGGGCAGCCGCTACCCTGGGACCCGACTGACGAAGGCCTGCAACAGGTAATTGCGCGCCTGAGCGAGTTGGGCCTTACGGAAGAGTTATTGCAAGCCGAATACGAGGCAGTAAAAAAAAACTCTCAGAAGAGCGGCAACACCTCTTCCCCACTGATGGCAACGGCGAGCAGCTCGCCTACACCCAGCAGCTGAAACGGCAGGCACTGGCCCTGTGCGACTACGTGCTGACCGGCGAGCCGCAGTACCTGAGCGTGCTGGAGCAGATTGAACTCTGGATGCTGGAGCTGATGCCGCCCGACATTTTCGACGACGGCCACGCCGACAACGTGCTGGTCCGCATGCGCAGCTCGTTTGCCAGTCTGTGCGCAGTGCTGGCCGAAAACGGGCACCATGGCGCGGCCGATATGACGCTGTACGACTTTCAGAGCCGCGTCGGCTGGCTTAAGCAGAAAGCGGCAAAAGCAGCCCGGTAGTGGCTGGATTGCCTGAATAATGTTGTTATTTTACAACCATTACTTTCCCTGACATGCTCGAACAGAACGCCCCCCGTTTCCGCTATACCTTCGACGGCGAGTTCGGTCGGCGTGTGCTGCGGGCTGATCCGAAAGGCTGGGAAGAGACGGGCGTGAACCTGCATCGGGACCCGAAATACCATGGCCAGACACTGGAATACATCACCCAGCTGGCCTTCGTGCAGGATGGGCGGGTGTATCTGAGCCAAGCCTATGCCCAGCGCGGCGTAGAAGCCGACGTGCGGCTGCTGATTGAGCAGTACGACCCGAATGCATTCGTCTGGAAATTCTACTCGGAAGGCCAGGTGCACATGCTTTCCCGGGTGGAAACCGCGACCGAGTTCCGCTGCAACATCGTGCAGAAAGACTTCACCCAGAAGTTTAACAACCGCACCGATACGGCAGTGGACGCGTTCGGCAACGACTCCATCGGTGGCGTGGCACTGCCGGCCAAGCAGCCGCTGGTGCTGGAGCTGCACAGTCAGGCCATTTTCAAGCGCTACCAGGCGGACTACGCGCCCGATCCGCCCATGATTGCCAGTGGCTTCGTGATGGATGACCCCAGCCGCGAGCAGCTGCTGTATTTCGGCTTTGGCCAGCCCCAGGTAGATGACTTCGAGGTGGAGGAAGTCTACGGCGGCCCGGTAGTGGGCGAGCGGCCCCAGGCCGTGCCGATTTACCGCACCAAGGAGGAAGGGGATTTTACCATTGATTTCGAGTTCTTCACCCAGCTCCGGGTCAAGCTCACGGCCAGCTCCGGTTCTGGCGACTTCGACACGGTGGAAGGTGAGTACTACTTCCGCATCAACGACGAGCCGGCCGTTCTGCTGGCCAGTTTTGGCGACACGAGCATTGCCGGCGACTTCTTTGCCACGGTCGATGTGCCGCGGCGCCGGATTACGCGGCGGTTGCGCGTGGGCGACCGGATCTACCTCTTCGGTCGCATCTACGTGCACGACATCAACCCCAATGCGTTGGGGCAGTACCGGTTCGAGATTCAGCTGCAGCACAACGGCGGGCACTTCCGCATGGAGGCGCTGACCCAGACCCCGGCCACTTCCTGCCAGGGCCTGCTGGCCTACGAAGCGATGGAGCGGGTCTGTCAGGCGGCCACCGATGAGCGGGTGGCGTTTCGCAGCGCGTATTTCGGCCGCACCGACACGCAGCCCGCCTACCCCGGCGACGGGGCCGGCTCGGGCCTGTTTATCAGTGGTGGCTTTCAGGTACGCGGCTTTCCGCTGTCGGAAAAGCCGATGACCCTGACCTGGGAGGGGCTGTTCGACTCGCTGGCCGCCACGCACTGGCTGGGCACGGGCGTCGAGCAGCGCCCGGAAGGCCCGGTGGTGGTGGTCGAGCCGGTGCCCTACTTCTACCCCGATACGCTGACGCTGGATTTGAGCAGCGCCCCGGTCGAGGTGACCAGCACGACTGAAGCCGACGAGTTCTACAACAAAGTGGAACTGGGCTACCGCAAGTGGGAAACGCAGCAAGTCAACGGCCTGCAGGAACCTAACAGCCGCCGGGAATGGGCGCTGCCGCTGACGGCCGCCAAGAACACTTACACCTTCCTGAGCCCCTACTCTGCCGCCGGCTTCTACCTGGAAGCCACGCGCCGGCAGCGCTACGATGCCACGGCTACGACGGACCAGGGCTCGGATGCCGACTCGTTCCTGATCTGCGTGCTTCGCTCGCCCAGCGGCTGGCAGACCGAGCGGGACCAGCGCTTTTCTCGCGTGGAAGGCGTGCTGTCCCCCGACACGCTTTACAACCTGCGCCTGACCCCGGCCCGGCTGCTGCGGCGCCACGGCCCGGCCCTGCGCGCTTGCCTGCTGCATCAGGACCGGGAGCGGATTCGCTTCAGCTTCGGCGAGGGCAACAACGAATTGCTGACGCAGCTCATGGGCGAAGCCGCCCCGGTAGCCGAGTCGGCTGATGTGGTAGTGGAATCCCTGCCCGCCCCGCTGTGGCGGCCGGAACAGGATGAGTTTACGGCCCCTGTCAGCCGTGAGCAGCTCGCCCAGCTGCTGGCGGCACCGCGCGGCCGCATCCGCTACCGGGACCAGACCGGCCTGATTAAGGAAGGCTGGATACTGGATTTCAAGCATACGGCCCGCGAAGGCGAGGGAACCTTCACCCTGCGCCCGGCCCTCACTCTCTTAGCTGTTTAGCGATGCCCGTTGGACTTACCGCCTCCGTTTCTACCTCCTGTCAGCCCAGCGGCACGCTACGCGTGCGGCTTACGTCCGTTGCCTCCAGCAGCGTGAACCCGGCCGCGCTCTACATCACCGTGACCGATACGGCGACTTCTGCCATAGTCGGGCAGGACAGCTACAACGGCTCCAGCCATACGTTCACCTTTACGCTCCCTGACGGCGAGTACCTGATTCAGGGCGTTGATCAGGATGAGAACCCGGTAAGCCGCACGGCAAC
This genomic window contains:
- a CDS encoding phage tail tape measure protein produces the protein MTGPISHDDLFNELGPGARELAEYGKSVQSLNRNVRALGKNLDADASRIAAGLAGISDATKGIREQVAGLKGITDQERTMLAGLSSQVAKLAQDQDRYKAALAGQATVRKQTEEATKGLTKALREQQSALKAAFAAGNMEAAQKAAINVLNLKRQTDQLNKAVRGANSELTAAAGSYNRLSIETQQLGDKIRALPGGFEAAGKEANELKKQFADNTQRLKDFDRELNQNFREVGSYAKGILEAVAALEKQKGTLVANIGAMQQQSRATGLSADQQDRLQQEIKQTEAELGKVNGQLKNYGVGTKESGGLTAGLSAGVGGLAQNLAGAYYGLQGLSTGLQKFFTDNVELSVALNDVRKTTGLTADEADRLTDSLKAIPTTTSLSGLLDEAKVGGQLGKTKDEIEGFVRSIDVATQALSDDFQGGAEEIATSLGKIELVFKKSLGPDQEKNLLNIGSALNELGAEGAATAPFLADVALRTGASAATFGLALPTVLAYAAALQETGFSAEVSGTALNRLFSTLSTRTDESFAIAKLADSNLTLKEFKRLINTDFEAAINVFLAGLNKGGTSTTRLNGLLKTLKLQSGEAKSVIITLAKNQELLAERQKTANEQLADGTSLAAEAAVKLEGLGGSWKLLKNDVSNFFTSGAASKSLQYLVDFVRFDFKLGAAGLRGIGDGFSYIGKKVGVIKPAQQDVFSATAKTTKGLLEQADTADKLLTRYQALASQTSRNAGEQREMADITSKLQQSLGRNVVNLDKQTGAVKLNTGAVEDAVFATRRLAIANEKDLVRSLTNAQASVAATEQSLASLTGLVGGQKLKLDAIVPDPERAQELANAMRDVRDVFGSTQTLGPSSGFTLKEIAAAEKYIDAEARLLQKQDLLKKQQQDLKNAQNALNSVRKAGTAVIVENKDAGEEEGEELDKKKKQIADVAKAQYELNKSRLEARLADLSRQAENPANSEAIRTDAIRKASAVRVDLAELERDELIRVAAQTYKDQVNGAAALNLTRRRLSEEFRQNTVDIEREGNKQLLALRRTLLDQLAAIDKLALEAEANQLDLIAQDESLSYTERQQAALDAAARRIEIAELEAEGQRRAAEGNAKELLRIEQELQNKRDEQLRATRPFNADLANDELEGKYAQQQLALEKRLSAGLISERTYKAELRKLEDAYLAVKLGNLQTDKTKRKEAIAEELEQERAKNQRKLEEEKRLQELRAELIQEGLQQIQGFSDAAFDIGSNRRQQEAQDLQQQKDNELKAAGENAELKAQIEESYRQRELAMRIRQAKADKQQAQFNNALNTATAVTAVLSTGGGTKYADFGISAGVLTALVIAQGLAQAAAIASRPLPQYFRGRENGPAEFALVGERGAELIEGRSGGMRLASGPMVTYLQAGDKVHTADRTQQLLQTDPTLAGLLAQRAYSTQLERQAAGAAQPATASASRVASQIALSFGRDADRIVRAVENIETTVFTEEGLRRYHRRGQHVTEFVNKHYRRHAK